One window from the genome of Salvia miltiorrhiza cultivar Shanhuang (shh) chromosome 7, IMPLAD_Smil_shh, whole genome shotgun sequence encodes:
- the LOC130994104 gene encoding uncharacterized protein LOC130994104, whose translation MFYNACGERTRMFMDTAAGGSLLKKGSAEAMEIIESMAATSYQWPSERVQLKKVAAASSSDPLTMISTQLAELSSKISAMSMGNPEPAVEDLTGVEDANFIHGRNFGNFQCGQQSGYNRGQQYQQGGRSHPNLSYGNPNNAIQPPPGFSVTNGVINEEKKPNLEELLMKFVAKSDERMEKLESNAAAVGTQMKMFETQLGQLANAFTNLHQQGQFPSNTIVNPKEHCKAINLRSGTTYEGPKMPEDEIVSPVDEKEAEEVTVERHQKEKVKQQFSKFLEIFKKLHINLPLVEALQEMPQYAKFLKDIISRNKRLGEFETVNLNEECSAILQKKLPTKLKDPGSFTISCIIGGQQFGKTLCDLGASINLMPLSIFQRLAIGEMKPTSIALQMADRSVTYPRGIVEDVLVKVNEFIFPADFVVLDFEEDKTIPLILGRPFLATGRALIDVANGSSL comes from the exons atgttctacaatgcatGCGGAGAGCGCACGAGGATGTTCATGGACACAGCAGCTGGAGGCTCCCTACTCAAGAAGGGGAGCGCAGAAGCGATGGAGATCATAGAAAGTATGGCAGCTACCAGCTATCAATGGCCGTCCGAGAGGGTGCAgctgaagaaagttgctgcagCATCCAGCTCAGATCCCCTGACGATGATCtcgactcagctggcagagctgagctCAAAAATTTCAGCAATGTCTATGGGAAATCCTGAACCAGCTGTGGAGGATCtgacaggcgtagaagacgccaactTCATTCATGGGAGGAACTTCGGGAATTTCCAGTGTGGGCAGCAGAGTGGCTACAATAGAGGACAACAATATCAGCAAGGAGGTCGCTCACACCCGAATTTGTCATATGGGAATCCCAATAATGCaattcaacctccaccaggcttctcggtTACCAACGGAGTGataaatgaagagaagaagccgaATCTTGAGGAGTTGCTAATGAAGTTCGTGGCCAAGTCCgatgagaggatggaaaagtTGGAGTCCAATGCTGCAGCTGTGGGGACCcagatgaagatgttcgagacccaattgggtcaactGGCCAATGCTTTTACAAATCTACACCAACAAGGTCAGTTTCCGAGCAATACAATTGTTAATCCCAAGGAGCATTGCAAGGCAATCAATTTGAGAAGTGGGACTACTTATGAGGGACCCAAGATGCCTGAGGACGAGATCGTGTCGCCGGTTGATGAGAAagaagctgaggaggtcaccgttgag CGACATCAGAAAGAGAAGGTGAAACAGCAGTTCTCCAAGTTTTTGGAGATCTTCAAGAAGTTGCacatcaatcttccattggtGGAGGCGTTGCAGGAGATGCCACAATATGCAAAATTCTTGAAAGACATCATCTCGAGAAATAAGCggctgggagagtttgagacggtgaatctcaatgaggAGTGCAGTGCGATCTTGCAGAAGAAGCTCCCAACAAAGCTTAAAGATCCTGGCAGCTTCACTATTTCCTGCATCATTGGAGGCCAGCAGTTTGGGAAGACGCTTTGCGATTTGGGGGCAAGCATTAATCTCATGCCCTTATCTATTTTCCAGCGGTTGGCTATTGGAGAGATGAAGCCGACGTCGATCGCgttgcagatggcagataggTCGGTGACGTATCCACGGGGGATAGTGGAAGACGTGTTGGTGAAGGTCAATGAGTTCATATTCCCAGCTGACTTTGTGGTGTTGGATTTTGAGGAGGACAAGACCATCCCGTTGATCCTAGGGAGACCGTTCTTGGCCACAGGAAGAGCCTTGATAGATGTGGCTAATGGGAGCTCACTttga